The following are encoded together in the Paludisphaera mucosa genome:
- a CDS encoding amidohydrolase family protein, whose protein sequence is MKQLIAFVALGLALVGRTWAAEGPGPVVVRDCSVLDVAKGMMLPRRTVVLAGGLIRAIGTPEAPVEEPAGASTIEARGKYLIPGLIDAHVHLVQVLASAHVTGDEVLPLFLAAGVTSVRDVGDEVVPETLVARFAAAHPESCPRVFTCSPLIDKDPPFHDYESPAMIFGRALTDPAKVPGFVEDVAAWGVTSLKIYVGTPRPIGRLVIAEGHRRGLKVIGHLGAYSAQDAVADGIDGLEHIWGVWDFIIPPEERSRPDSRSTLDLHNPTAKALIAELARRGTTVDPTLVVFRNMLLLNDRPEVRDHPDNAVAPARLLRFWEEDVKRIGLRPETLLARRGEFAKYRELTGVLHRAGVTLLAGTDAPEPYCPPGRSLHQELELLVESGLPPAAAIRCATLNNAEALGQAHRLGSVEPGKAADLILLDADPLDRIANTRAIAKVFHGGVAVDRAAILKLVPKE, encoded by the coding sequence ATGAAACAGCTGATCGCCTTCGTCGCACTCGGGCTCGCACTCGTCGGGCGGACATGGGCCGCGGAGGGCCCGGGGCCGGTCGTCGTCCGAGACTGCTCGGTCCTGGACGTCGCCAAGGGCATGATGCTCCCGCGGCGCACCGTGGTGCTCGCCGGCGGACTGATCCGAGCGATCGGCACGCCCGAGGCGCCGGTCGAGGAGCCGGCGGGGGCTTCGACGATCGAGGCCCGGGGGAAGTACCTGATCCCCGGCCTCATCGACGCCCACGTCCACCTGGTGCAGGTCCTGGCCTCGGCCCACGTCACGGGCGACGAGGTCCTGCCGCTGTTCCTGGCCGCGGGCGTGACGTCCGTCCGCGACGTCGGCGACGAGGTCGTGCCCGAGACCCTGGTCGCCCGGTTCGCGGCCGCGCATCCCGAGAGCTGCCCCCGCGTCTTCACCTGCAGCCCCCTGATCGACAAGGACCCTCCGTTCCACGACTACGAGTCGCCCGCGATGATCTTCGGCCGGGCCTTGACCGACCCCGCGAAGGTGCCCGGGTTCGTCGAGGACGTGGCGGCGTGGGGCGTGACGTCGCTCAAGATCTACGTCGGGACGCCGAGGCCGATCGGCCGCCTCGTGATCGCCGAGGGCCACAGGCGCGGCCTGAAGGTCATCGGCCACCTGGGCGCGTATTCGGCGCAGGACGCCGTCGCCGACGGGATCGACGGGCTCGAACACATCTGGGGGGTCTGGGACTTCATCATCCCGCCCGAGGAGCGGAGCCGGCCGGACTCCCGCTCGACCCTCGACCTCCACAACCCGACGGCGAAGGCGCTGATCGCGGAGCTGGCCCGGCGCGGGACGACGGTCGACCCGACGCTCGTCGTGTTCCGCAACATGCTCCTGCTCAACGACCGCCCGGAGGTCCGCGACCACCCCGACAACGCAGTCGCGCCGGCGCGACTGCTCCGGTTCTGGGAGGAGGACGTGAAGCGGATCGGCCTCCGCCCCGAGACGCTCCTCGCACGCCGCGGGGAGTTCGCGAAGTACCGGGAGCTGACCGGCGTCCTGCATCGCGCCGGGGTCACGCTCCTGGCGGGGACCGACGCCCCCGAGCCGTACTGCCCGCCGGGCCGGTCGCTCCATCAGGAGCTGGAGCTGCTCGTCGAGTCGGGCCTCCCGCCCGCCGCGGCGATCCGCTGCGCCACGCTGAACAACGCCGAGGCGCTGGGCCAGGCCCATCGACTCGGCTCCGTCGAGCCGGGCAAGGCCGCCGACCTGATCCTCCTGGACGCGGATCCGCTCGACCGGATCGCGAACACGCGGGCGATCGCGAAGGTCTTCCACGGCGGCGTCGCCGTCGATCGGGCCGCGATCCTGAAGCTCGTGCCGAAGGAGTGA
- a CDS encoding transposase — protein sequence MPDDRLDGRPGPRRAAGARREEGPPRRGPRAPGRSRGGFSKVIAVNRDEDGVVALDVAEGQRNDAPLAEAVLIGARDAVGVVREVLGDKGSDSDAVSDVILDDLDALPVVPNRSNRKEPWPWDDEMREIYKQRNRVGRAFSKAKQFRRFATRYERLKDVYLGVARLVFGFIHVRKLAQSVNTP from the coding sequence GTGCCTGATGATCGACTCGACGGTCGTCCGGGCCCTCGGCGCGCCGCCGGGGCGCGGCGCGAAGAGGGGCCGCCGCGACGCGGGCCCCGGGCCCCGGGTCGGTCGCGGGGCGGCTTCTCGAAGGTGATCGCCGTCAACCGCGACGAGGACGGCGTCGTGGCCCTCGACGTCGCCGAGGGCCAGAGGAACGACGCCCCGCTGGCGGAGGCCGTCCTGATCGGGGCCCGCGACGCGGTCGGCGTCGTCCGCGAGGTCCTGGGCGACAAGGGGTCCGACTCCGACGCGGTCAGCGACGTGATCCTGGACGACCTCGACGCCCTGCCGGTGGTCCCGAACCGGAGCAACCGCAAGGAGCCCTGGCCCTGGGACGACGAGATGCGCGAGATCTACAAGCAGCGCAACCGAGTCGGGCGGGCCTTCTCGAAGGCGAAGCAGTTCCGCCGCTTCGCCACGAGGTATGAGAGGCTGAAGGACGTCTACCTCGGCGTCGCCCGGCTCGTTTTCGGCTTCATCCACGTCCGGAAGCTCGCCCAATCCGTCAACACGCCGTAG
- a CDS encoding PAS domain-containing sensor histidine kinase yields the protein MGAPFHDDDVAGAESLLRAMSEIGPPIIDVREALTASLLSGVAGEPMARLTPRNAELRYRTLVEQIPAVTFMASLDGSDNELYVSPQIESMLGFTQQEWLANPVLWYQQLHPDDRDRWQEGFALTCSTGQPFRAEYRFLSRTGAIVWVAGEARVVRDEEGRPLFLHGIAFDITTHKKAEATLVQSHEALEESVRERTAQLVRINDSLRAEMAERARAEAQVREQATLIDEASDAILVHDLEGRILFWNRGAEVLFLRPRAEAVGRDFREVLFPNVEAGVDEAARSVADHGEWAGELSVTDRVGRRLIIASRWTMVRDDRGAPKSVLIISTDVTEQKELQARLLRSQRMESIGTLAGGIAHDLNNLLTPLLIAVDLLRLPLADDRRDAVLEMLRSNVERGADLVRQVLTFARGVEGERVPVSIGDLIRDLGRLLNSTVPKSIVVVVSMPEEPWIVLGDATKIHQVLMNLCVNASDAMADGGILAIDAENVVLAPGSPTSRTDVRLGPHVVVRVADDGSGIPPEILEKIFDPFFTTKEVGKGTGLGLSTSAGIVKALGGFMEVRSEVGKGTQFTIYLPTCGAQVSPLAESTTPS from the coding sequence ATGGGCGCACCTTTTCATGACGACGACGTCGCAGGAGCTGAGTCGCTCTTGCGGGCTATGAGCGAGATAGGGCCGCCGATCATCGACGTGCGTGAGGCGTTGACCGCGTCGCTCCTGAGCGGCGTCGCCGGCGAGCCGATGGCTAGGCTCACGCCGCGGAACGCCGAACTCCGCTATCGGACGCTGGTCGAGCAAATCCCGGCCGTGACTTTCATGGCATCGCTCGACGGCAGCGACAACGAACTCTACGTAAGCCCACAGATCGAGTCGATGCTGGGTTTCACGCAGCAGGAATGGCTTGCGAATCCGGTCCTCTGGTACCAGCAACTCCATCCAGACGATCGCGACCGATGGCAGGAGGGCTTCGCGCTCACTTGTTCCACGGGCCAGCCGTTCCGCGCGGAATATCGCTTCCTCTCGCGGACAGGCGCCATCGTATGGGTGGCGGGCGAGGCCAGGGTGGTGCGAGACGAGGAGGGACGGCCGCTCTTCCTTCACGGTATCGCCTTCGACATCACCACGCATAAGAAGGCCGAGGCAACGCTGGTCCAGTCGCATGAGGCGCTGGAAGAGAGCGTCCGCGAGCGGACGGCTCAATTGGTGCGGATCAACGACTCGCTCCGGGCCGAGATGGCCGAGCGTGCGCGTGCCGAGGCTCAAGTCAGGGAGCAAGCGACCCTGATCGACGAGGCGTCCGACGCCATCTTGGTCCACGACCTAGAGGGCCGGATCCTCTTCTGGAATCGCGGGGCCGAGGTCTTGTTCCTGCGACCACGAGCGGAGGCCGTCGGGCGAGACTTTCGCGAAGTCCTCTTTCCGAACGTCGAGGCGGGTGTCGACGAGGCGGCGCGATCGGTGGCCGATCACGGCGAGTGGGCCGGCGAGCTCTCCGTCACGGATCGAGTCGGCCGACGATTGATCATCGCCAGTCGCTGGACCATGGTCCGCGACGATCGGGGGGCGCCCAAGTCGGTCCTGATCATCAGCACGGACGTCACCGAGCAGAAGGAGCTCCAGGCGCGCCTCCTCCGCTCGCAGCGGATGGAGAGCATCGGAACCCTCGCTGGGGGGATCGCCCACGACCTGAACAATCTTCTGACACCCCTCCTGATCGCGGTGGACCTGCTCAGGTTGCCCCTGGCCGACGATCGTCGCGATGCGGTGCTCGAAATGCTTCGGTCGAACGTCGAACGAGGCGCCGACCTGGTGAGGCAGGTGCTCACCTTCGCCCGCGGCGTGGAAGGGGAGCGGGTCCCGGTCTCGATCGGCGACCTGATCCGCGACCTCGGCAGGCTGCTCAATTCGACGGTCCCGAAGTCGATAGTCGTGGTCGTCTCGATGCCCGAAGAACCCTGGATCGTGCTGGGCGACGCGACCAAGATCCATCAAGTATTAATGAACCTCTGCGTGAACGCTTCGGACGCGATGGCCGATGGAGGGATTCTCGCGATCGATGCGGAGAACGTGGTCCTGGCCCCCGGGTCTCCGACCAGCCGGACCGACGTCCGTCTCGGCCCTCACGTGGTCGTGCGGGTCGCTGACGACGGATCAGGTATCCCGCCCGAGATACTCGAGAAGATCTTCGACCCGTTTTTCACCACCAAAGAAGTCGGAAAGGGAACAGGCCTGGGGCTCTCCACGTCGGCCGGCATCGTCAAGGCTTTGGGAGGGTTCATGGAGGTCCGTTCCGAAGTCGGCAAGGGGACTCAGTTCACGATCTATCTACCGACCTGCGGGGCTCAGGTATCGCCGCTCGCGGAGTCGACGACGCCATCGTGA
- a CDS encoding response regulator, protein MDSASEGPPRTRCSPPEDWTDARVLITDDEPNVRTACRFLLEADGIACDEAVDGLQALKAATTCSYDAVILDVDMPRLKGPEVCRRLRVADPSSHLKIIMVSGRATPDEMALMLSAGADDYLGKPFTAIQLQQRVKAALRRKGQQDCADRLNSELQLVNRGLEQAAGGRARNLNVDEARETLVRGLAKLAECRDLETGSHLLRLRHYSVCLAEELAETPGVGDGPIDQAFIDLLGCCAPLHDIGKVGLPDHILRNPGRLDQDERRVMETHTLIGYEALKSLLDRSGFAVDLLAMGMDIARHHHERFDGSGYPDRLAAGQIPLAARVVAICDVYDALRSRRVYKAAMPHDEVVRAMSNPADGSFDPHLLRLFLRSSHRFERIFADFENDADCSAGDLGRGGGDQRIGAA, encoded by the coding sequence ATGGATTCCGCCTCCGAGGGACCGCCCCGAACGCGCTGCTCTCCACCCGAGGATTGGACCGATGCGCGTGTCCTCATCACCGACGATGAGCCTAACGTCCGGACGGCGTGTCGATTCCTCCTGGAGGCCGACGGGATCGCCTGCGACGAGGCCGTAGACGGGTTGCAGGCCTTGAAGGCCGCCACGACCTGTTCCTACGACGCGGTGATCCTCGACGTCGACATGCCGCGATTGAAGGGGCCGGAGGTCTGCCGCCGTCTGCGCGTCGCCGATCCGTCGTCCCATTTGAAGATCATCATGGTGTCCGGTCGTGCGACGCCCGACGAGATGGCCCTGATGCTCTCCGCCGGCGCCGACGATTACCTCGGCAAGCCGTTCACCGCGATCCAACTTCAGCAGCGGGTGAAGGCCGCCCTGCGTCGCAAGGGACAGCAGGATTGCGCCGATCGCCTTAATTCCGAACTCCAATTGGTCAATCGCGGCCTCGAGCAGGCGGCGGGGGGTCGCGCGAGGAATCTGAACGTCGACGAGGCCCGCGAAACGCTGGTCCGAGGGCTGGCAAAGCTGGCCGAATGTCGCGACCTCGAAACGGGCTCTCACCTCCTCCGCCTACGCCACTACAGCGTCTGCCTGGCCGAAGAACTGGCCGAGACGCCGGGGGTCGGCGACGGCCCGATCGACCAGGCCTTCATCGACCTCCTGGGATGCTGCGCCCCGTTGCACGACATCGGAAAGGTCGGGCTTCCCGACCACATCCTGCGGAATCCGGGCCGGCTCGACCAGGACGAACGGCGCGTTATGGAAACCCACACGCTCATCGGATACGAGGCCCTGAAAAGCTTGCTCGACCGAAGCGGGTTCGCGGTGGATCTCTTGGCGATGGGGATGGACATCGCCCGGCACCATCACGAACGGTTCGACGGCAGCGGGTATCCCGACCGTTTAGCGGCGGGGCAGATCCCGTTGGCCGCACGCGTCGTCGCGATTTGCGACGTGTACGACGCCCTCCGTTCGCGACGGGTGTACAAGGCCGCGATGCCGCACGACGAGGTGGTCCGGGCCATGTCCAACCCGGCCGACGGCAGCTTCGACCCCCACCTCCTCCGCCTCTTCCTGCGCAGCTCCCATCGCTTCGAACGGATCTTCGCCGACTTCGAGAACGACGCAGATTGCTCCGCTGGGGATCTCGGTCGTGGGGGCGGCGATCAGCGAATCGGGGCGGCTTGA